The Prunus persica cultivar Lovell chromosome G8, Prunus_persica_NCBIv2, whole genome shotgun sequence genome includes a region encoding these proteins:
- the LOC18768206 gene encoding putative pentatricopeptide repeat-containing protein At5g37570 isoform X1 — translation MVFLVPFLFFAFFFSSACINPSSFFSPVNTSCRLKKRFESHAKHEPFINPMPTIRSYSSLASPNSLPSSFLASIATLLKACKTQYHLLQVHAQIIQKGLEQDCFLVTQFICLCNTLSSLSYSTAVFDSVHSPSTFLWNTLIKGYCERSSFADTVDLFVRMKREEGVPDRYTYPSLVKACASEAKVWEGRAIHGTAVRCGVDGDVFVSTSLIDLYGKCREILCARKVFDGMSERNVVSWTAMVVGYASVGDLDEAHRLFDQMPQRNVVSWNVIISGFVKLGDLTNARRIFDQMPEKNVVSFTTMIDGYAKYGDMASARFLFDQAPNKDIVAWSALISGYAQNGQPNEAVKIFLEMSTRNVKPDEFIMVSLMSACSQVGCLQVAKWVDSYVSQSSIDVRQDHVHAALIDMNAKCGNMERATSLFDKMPKRDMISYCSMIQGLSAHGRGDQAVALFNKMLNEGLAPDEVAFTVILTACSRSGLIEEGWYFFESMRHKYHLTPSPDHYACMVDLLSRSGRLNAAYDLLQSMPMEPHAGAWGALLGACKLNGNIELGELVANRLFEIEPQNPGNYVLLSNIYAAADRWFDVSAVRDKMEEQGIKKIRGRSWISSKG, via the coding sequence ATGGTTTTTTTAGTACCCTTCctgttttttgccttttttttttcttctgcttgCATCAACCCCTCTTCATTTTTCTCACCAGTGAATACGAGTTGCCGTTTGAAGAAGAGATTTGAAAGCCATGCAAAGCACGAACCTTTTATCAATCCCATGCCTACCATCCGCTCCTACTCATCGTTAGCTTCACCCAATAGCTTACCCAGTTCGTTTTTAGCCTCAATCGCGACTTTGCTCAAAGCCTGTAAAACCCAATACCATCTACTACAAGTTCATGCGCAGATTATACAAAAGGGTTTAGAGCAAGACTGCTTCCTCGTAACCCAGTTCATTTGCCTCTGCAACActctctcttccctctctTACTCCACTGCCGTCTTCGATAGCGTTCACAGTCCCAGTACCTTTCTCTGGAACACTTTGATAAAAGGGTACTGTGAAAGGTCGAGTTTTGCCGATACTGTTGACCTCTTTGTTCGGATGAAGAGAGAGGAGGGTGTTCCCGATAGGTATACGTACCCGTCTCTCGTTAAGGCCTGTGCGAGTGAGGCGAAGGTCTGGGAAGGCAGGGCAATACATGGGACTGCGGTGAGGTGTGGGGTTGATGGGGATGTGTTTGTGAGCACCAGTTTGATTGACTTGTATGGAAAATGTAGGGAGATTTTGTGCGCTCGCAAGGTGTTTGATGGAATGTCTGAGAGAAATGTAGTTTCTTGGACGGCTATGGTTGTTGGGTATGCAAGTGTTGGGGACTTGGATGAGGCCCACAGGCTGTTTGATCAGATGCCGCAGAGAAATGTGGTGTCTTGGAATGTGATAATTAGTGGGTTTGTGAAATTGGGTGATTTGACAAATGCTAGGAGGATCTTTGATCAGATGCCTGAGAAGAATGTGGTTTCTTTTACTACGATGATTGATGGATATGCCAAATACGGAGATATGGCGTCTGCAAGGTTTTTGTTTGACCAAGCCCCTAACAAAGATATTGTTGCGTGGTCGGCATTGATATCTGGGTATGCACAAAATGGTCAACCCAACGAGGCTGTGAAGATATTTCTTGAAATGAGCACAAGGAATGTTAAGCCTGATGAGTTTATAATGGTGAGCTTGATGTCAGCTTGTTCCCAAGTGGGTTGCTTACAGGTGGCTAAATGGGTTGATTCTTACGTGAGCCAGAGCTCAATTGATGTTCGTCAGGATCATGTTCATGCGGCTCTAATTGACATGAATGCAAAGTGTGGTAATATGGAAAGAGCAACAAGTTTGTTCGACAAGATGCCTAAACGTGACATGATTTCATATTGTTCTATGATACAAGGGTTGTCGGCTCATGGTCGAGGGGATCAAGCTGTTGCCCTCTTCAATAAGATGTTAAATGAAGGTTTGGCTCCTGATGAGGTTGCTTTTACAGTCATTCTGACAGCCTGTAGCCGGTCAGGGCTCATTGAGGAGGGTTGGTACTTCTTTGAATCAATGAGACATAAGTACCATTTGACTCCCTCTCCTGATCATTATGCATGTATGGTTGATCTTCTTAGCCGTTCGGGACGGTTAAATGCAGCTTATGACCTTCTACAATCAATGCCTATGGAGCCTCATGCTGGTGCTTGGGGTGCACTACTTGGAGCCTGTAAGCTAAATGGAAATATAGAGTTAGGGGAATTGGTTGCTAATCGACTTTTTGAGATTGAACCCCAAAATCCTGGTAATTATGTGCTATTGTCCAACATCTATGCGGCAGCAGACCGCTGGTTTGATGTTTCTGCTGTGAGGGACAAAATGGAAGAGCAGGGAATTAAAAAGATAAGAGGTCGCAGTTGGATTAGTTCAAAAGGCTGA
- the LOC18768206 gene encoding putative pentatricopeptide repeat-containing protein At5g37570 isoform X2: MPTIRSYSSLASPNSLPSSFLASIATLLKACKTQYHLLQVHAQIIQKGLEQDCFLVTQFICLCNTLSSLSYSTAVFDSVHSPSTFLWNTLIKGYCERSSFADTVDLFVRMKREEGVPDRYTYPSLVKACASEAKVWEGRAIHGTAVRCGVDGDVFVSTSLIDLYGKCREILCARKVFDGMSERNVVSWTAMVVGYASVGDLDEAHRLFDQMPQRNVVSWNVIISGFVKLGDLTNARRIFDQMPEKNVVSFTTMIDGYAKYGDMASARFLFDQAPNKDIVAWSALISGYAQNGQPNEAVKIFLEMSTRNVKPDEFIMVSLMSACSQVGCLQVAKWVDSYVSQSSIDVRQDHVHAALIDMNAKCGNMERATSLFDKMPKRDMISYCSMIQGLSAHGRGDQAVALFNKMLNEGLAPDEVAFTVILTACSRSGLIEEGWYFFESMRHKYHLTPSPDHYACMVDLLSRSGRLNAAYDLLQSMPMEPHAGAWGALLGACKLNGNIELGELVANRLFEIEPQNPGNYVLLSNIYAAADRWFDVSAVRDKMEEQGIKKIRGRSWISSKG; encoded by the coding sequence ATGCCTACCATCCGCTCCTACTCATCGTTAGCTTCACCCAATAGCTTACCCAGTTCGTTTTTAGCCTCAATCGCGACTTTGCTCAAAGCCTGTAAAACCCAATACCATCTACTACAAGTTCATGCGCAGATTATACAAAAGGGTTTAGAGCAAGACTGCTTCCTCGTAACCCAGTTCATTTGCCTCTGCAACActctctcttccctctctTACTCCACTGCCGTCTTCGATAGCGTTCACAGTCCCAGTACCTTTCTCTGGAACACTTTGATAAAAGGGTACTGTGAAAGGTCGAGTTTTGCCGATACTGTTGACCTCTTTGTTCGGATGAAGAGAGAGGAGGGTGTTCCCGATAGGTATACGTACCCGTCTCTCGTTAAGGCCTGTGCGAGTGAGGCGAAGGTCTGGGAAGGCAGGGCAATACATGGGACTGCGGTGAGGTGTGGGGTTGATGGGGATGTGTTTGTGAGCACCAGTTTGATTGACTTGTATGGAAAATGTAGGGAGATTTTGTGCGCTCGCAAGGTGTTTGATGGAATGTCTGAGAGAAATGTAGTTTCTTGGACGGCTATGGTTGTTGGGTATGCAAGTGTTGGGGACTTGGATGAGGCCCACAGGCTGTTTGATCAGATGCCGCAGAGAAATGTGGTGTCTTGGAATGTGATAATTAGTGGGTTTGTGAAATTGGGTGATTTGACAAATGCTAGGAGGATCTTTGATCAGATGCCTGAGAAGAATGTGGTTTCTTTTACTACGATGATTGATGGATATGCCAAATACGGAGATATGGCGTCTGCAAGGTTTTTGTTTGACCAAGCCCCTAACAAAGATATTGTTGCGTGGTCGGCATTGATATCTGGGTATGCACAAAATGGTCAACCCAACGAGGCTGTGAAGATATTTCTTGAAATGAGCACAAGGAATGTTAAGCCTGATGAGTTTATAATGGTGAGCTTGATGTCAGCTTGTTCCCAAGTGGGTTGCTTACAGGTGGCTAAATGGGTTGATTCTTACGTGAGCCAGAGCTCAATTGATGTTCGTCAGGATCATGTTCATGCGGCTCTAATTGACATGAATGCAAAGTGTGGTAATATGGAAAGAGCAACAAGTTTGTTCGACAAGATGCCTAAACGTGACATGATTTCATATTGTTCTATGATACAAGGGTTGTCGGCTCATGGTCGAGGGGATCAAGCTGTTGCCCTCTTCAATAAGATGTTAAATGAAGGTTTGGCTCCTGATGAGGTTGCTTTTACAGTCATTCTGACAGCCTGTAGCCGGTCAGGGCTCATTGAGGAGGGTTGGTACTTCTTTGAATCAATGAGACATAAGTACCATTTGACTCCCTCTCCTGATCATTATGCATGTATGGTTGATCTTCTTAGCCGTTCGGGACGGTTAAATGCAGCTTATGACCTTCTACAATCAATGCCTATGGAGCCTCATGCTGGTGCTTGGGGTGCACTACTTGGAGCCTGTAAGCTAAATGGAAATATAGAGTTAGGGGAATTGGTTGCTAATCGACTTTTTGAGATTGAACCCCAAAATCCTGGTAATTATGTGCTATTGTCCAACATCTATGCGGCAGCAGACCGCTGGTTTGATGTTTCTGCTGTGAGGGACAAAATGGAAGAGCAGGGAATTAAAAAGATAAGAGGTCGCAGTTGGATTAGTTCAAAAGGCTGA